In Streptomyces sp. NBC_00448, the following are encoded in one genomic region:
- a CDS encoding MFS transporter: MASGYADLLRARHAVRLLGGTLLGRLPNGMSALAIVLFLRAHGAGYGLAGALSALYGLAVALGQPLLGRAVDRRGQPRVMASAALLAAAGFALLAVNGPRPLPVAIAAVLLAGVATPPLEGGLRALWPMVLDHEEQVQRAYALDAAAQEVLFTLGPLLVTAAVAVASQAAALVLAGLLGVAGTLIVVTSGPSRQWRAQAREPHWLGALRSPGLLALLGSCFFVGIALGAFSLAAVAYGDDHGGGSAAAYLLAANGAGALVGGLVYGGRSFAGAPERRLRLLAVGLAACYPPLLLVPALGWMLPLASLAGLFLAPTLACGFLVVDRHAPPGTVTEAFSWVVTAMGVGAALGTAVAGVVAQHVGTSAGFGVCAVCGAVALGVLLSTGRILTVREVETDRGVAEKDPNRGPDPRFSTSHQA, translated from the coding sequence ATGGCGAGCGGTTACGCCGACCTGCTGCGGGCCCGGCACGCGGTACGGCTGCTCGGCGGGACCCTGCTGGGACGGCTGCCCAACGGGATGTCCGCGCTGGCGATCGTGCTGTTCCTGCGCGCGCACGGCGCGGGCTACGGCCTGGCCGGCGCCCTGTCCGCGCTCTACGGGCTCGCGGTGGCCCTCGGCCAGCCGCTGCTCGGACGGGCGGTGGACCGCCGGGGGCAGCCGCGGGTGATGGCGTCGGCGGCGCTGCTGGCCGCGGCCGGCTTCGCGCTGCTGGCCGTCAACGGGCCGCGCCCGCTGCCGGTGGCGATCGCCGCGGTGCTGCTCGCCGGGGTCGCCACGCCGCCGCTGGAAGGCGGCCTGCGGGCGCTGTGGCCGATGGTGCTGGACCACGAGGAGCAGGTGCAGCGGGCCTACGCGCTGGACGCGGCGGCCCAGGAGGTGCTGTTCACGCTCGGCCCGCTGCTGGTCACCGCTGCGGTCGCGGTCGCCTCGCAGGCCGCCGCGCTGGTGCTCGCCGGGCTGCTCGGCGTGGCGGGCACCCTGATCGTCGTCACCTCCGGGCCGTCCCGGCAGTGGCGCGCCCAGGCACGCGAGCCGCACTGGCTGGGCGCGCTGCGCTCACCCGGGCTGCTGGCGCTGCTGGGTTCCTGCTTCTTCGTCGGCATCGCCCTGGGCGCCTTCTCGCTGGCCGCGGTCGCCTACGGGGACGACCACGGCGGCGGTTCCGCCGCGGCGTACCTGCTGGCCGCCAACGGGGCCGGCGCGCTGGTCGGCGGGCTCGTCTACGGCGGGCGCTCGTTCGCCGGCGCCCCCGAGCGGCGGCTGCGGCTGCTCGCGGTGGGCCTGGCGGCCTGCTACCCGCCGCTTCTGCTGGTCCCCGCGCTGGGCTGGATGCTGCCGCTCGCATCGCTGGCCGGGCTCTTCCTGGCGCCGACCCTCGCGTGCGGCTTCCTGGTGGTCGACCGACACGCCCCGCCGGGCACGGTGACGGAGGCGTTCTCCTGGGTGGTGACCGCGATGGGGGTCGGCGCGGCGCTCGGCACGGCGGTCGCCGGGGTGGTCGCGCAACACGTCGGAACCTCCGCGGGATTCGGTGTTTGCGCGGTGTGCGGTGCCGTGGCGCTGGGCGTACTGCTCTCGACCGGGCGAATCCTGACGGTGCGGGAGGTCGAAACCGATCGGGGCGTTGCGGAAAAAGATCCAAACCGTGGCCCCGATCCCCGTTTCAGCACGTCGCATCAGGCGTAA
- a CDS encoding LacI family DNA-binding transcriptional regulator: MTAAHGSRPWDRFRKVAGGVAGSDRPTSRDVARVAGVSQATVSLVLGGKWRGRVSERTALAVRAAAGELDYRPNLAARSLRLGRTRTALLVVPALTHEYFARVYAGAARVADAHGFGVVLYPSPEGVGPARDPFGSARAAIDGVIASSMAADALAGIADGGLPLVMLDSGPGTEGGPPTVDLAVADGIRQVVRHLVGLGHRRITHLAADVDTWTFRVRAQTVREELGGVDGARLATERCGLDVRSAREAAVRALTASGDRPTALLCDGDVLAAGACKAARGLGLRVPDEVSVSGFDDLELATALDPELTSVRLPAEDVGARGMSALLAALDGVPVAPVELPVELVVRGSTGLPPAP; this comes from the coding sequence ATGACGGCAGCTCACGGGTCCAGGCCGTGGGACAGGTTCCGGAAGGTGGCGGGCGGTGTGGCCGGAAGCGATCGACCCACCTCACGGGATGTGGCGCGGGTGGCCGGCGTGTCGCAGGCGACGGTGTCGCTGGTGCTCGGCGGGAAGTGGCGCGGGCGGGTCTCGGAGCGCACCGCGCTGGCGGTGCGCGCGGCGGCCGGCGAGCTGGACTACCGGCCGAACCTGGCCGCGCGCAGCCTGCGGCTCGGCCGGACCAGGACCGCGCTGCTGGTGGTGCCCGCGCTCACCCACGAGTACTTCGCCCGGGTCTACGCGGGCGCGGCGCGGGTGGCCGACGCGCACGGCTTCGGGGTGGTGCTGTACCCGTCACCCGAGGGGGTCGGCCCGGCCCGCGACCCGTTCGGCTCCGCGCGCGCCGCGATCGACGGGGTGATCGCCTCCTCCATGGCGGCGGACGCGCTTGCCGGGATCGCCGACGGCGGGCTGCCGCTGGTGATGCTGGACAGCGGGCCCGGTACGGAGGGGGGACCGCCGACGGTGGATCTCGCCGTCGCGGACGGCATCCGCCAGGTGGTACGGCACCTGGTCGGCCTCGGCCACCGCCGGATCACCCATCTCGCCGCCGATGTGGACACCTGGACGTTCCGGGTCCGCGCGCAGACGGTCCGCGAGGAGCTGGGCGGAGTGGACGGCGCGCGCCTGGCGACCGAGCGGTGCGGGCTGGATGTCCGCTCCGCGCGTGAGGCCGCGGTGCGTGCGCTCACGGCTTCCGGCGACCGCCCCACCGCTCTCCTGTGCGACGGCGACGTTCTCGCCGCGGGCGCCTGCAAGGCCGCCCGCGGGCTCGGGTTGAGGGTGCCGGACGAGGTGTCCGTTTCCGGCTTCGACGATCTGGAGCTGGCGACCGCGCTCGACCCGGAGCTCACCTCGGTCCGGCTTCCCGCGGAGGATGTGGGTGCCCGCGGAATGTCGGCGTTGCTGGCGGCGCTCGACGGGGTACCCGTCGCCCCGGTCGAGCTCCCGGTCGAGCTTGTGGTCCGGGGTTCTACGGGGCTCCCGCCGGCGCCGTAG
- the prcA gene encoding proteasome subunit alpha, translating into MSTPFYVSPQQAMADRAEYARKGIARGRSVVVLQYTDGIVFVAENPSRALHKVSEIYDRIAFAAVGKYNEFENLRIGGVRYADLRGYTYDRNDVTARGLANVYAQTLGTIFSSVGEKPYEVELIVAEVGAAPEDDQIYRLPHDGSIVDEHGAVAVGGNSDQIGSYLDQRHRDGMTLAEALALAVESLGRDSNGSSDRQLTAEQLEVAVLDRTRPQQRKFKRILGRQLSRLLDTESASTTKTDEPSDDEE; encoded by the coding sequence GTGTCCACGCCGTTTTACGTTTCGCCCCAGCAGGCAATGGCGGACCGCGCGGAGTACGCCCGCAAGGGCATCGCGCGCGGCCGCAGTGTCGTGGTCCTCCAGTACACCGACGGCATCGTCTTCGTCGCCGAGAACCCGTCCCGGGCGCTGCACAAGGTCAGCGAGATCTACGACCGGATCGCCTTCGCCGCCGTCGGCAAGTACAACGAGTTCGAGAACCTCCGGATCGGCGGAGTCCGCTACGCCGACCTGCGCGGCTACACCTACGACCGGAACGACGTCACCGCCCGAGGCCTCGCCAACGTCTACGCGCAGACCCTCGGCACCATCTTCTCCAGCGTCGGCGAGAAGCCGTACGAAGTGGAGCTGATCGTCGCGGAGGTGGGTGCCGCTCCCGAGGACGACCAGATCTACCGCCTGCCGCACGACGGTTCCATCGTCGACGAGCACGGCGCGGTCGCCGTCGGCGGGAACTCCGACCAGATCGGCAGCTACCTCGACCAGCGGCACCGCGACGGGATGACCCTCGCGGAGGCGCTGGCGCTGGCCGTCGAGTCGCTCGGGCGGGACTCCAACGGCAGCAGCGACCGGCAACTCACCGCCGAGCAGCTCGAAGTCGCGGTACTGGACCGGACCCGGCCGCAGCAGCGGAAGTTCAAGCGGATTCTGGGCCGCCAACTGTCCCGCCTGCTCGACACCGAAAGCGCGTCCACCACGAAGACGGACGAGCCCTCCGACGACGAGGAGTAG
- the prcB gene encoding proteasome subunit beta — protein MEANTRKPGHLPAAFLTPGSSSFLDFLGEHSPELLPGNRTLPAVKGAVELPHGTTIVAAVFDSGVVLAGDRRATMGNVIAQRDIEKVFPADEFSAVGIAGTAGLAVEMVKLFQLELEHYEKIEGATLSLEGKANRLSTMIRGNLAMALQGLAVVPLFAGYDTDRAKGRIFSYDVTGGRSEEANFASTGSGSVFARGALKKLYRKDLTEQQTVTAVIQALYDAADDDSATGGPDLTRRIYPIVTVITEDGFRRLDESDVAAIARSVLDGRLEHPDGPQAEVL, from the coding sequence GTGGAAGCCAACACTCGTAAGCCCGGGCATCTGCCGGCTGCCTTCCTGACGCCCGGCTCGTCGTCGTTCCTCGACTTCCTGGGCGAGCACTCGCCCGAGCTGCTGCCGGGGAACCGCACGCTGCCCGCGGTCAAGGGAGCGGTCGAACTGCCGCACGGCACCACCATCGTGGCCGCCGTCTTCGACTCCGGCGTCGTGCTCGCCGGTGACCGCCGCGCCACCATGGGCAACGTCATCGCCCAGCGGGACATCGAGAAGGTCTTCCCGGCCGACGAGTTCTCCGCGGTCGGCATCGCCGGCACCGCCGGCCTCGCGGTCGAGATGGTCAAGCTCTTCCAGCTGGAGCTGGAGCACTACGAGAAGATCGAGGGCGCCACCCTCTCCCTGGAGGGCAAGGCCAACCGGCTGTCCACCATGATCCGCGGCAACCTCGCGATGGCCCTGCAGGGCCTCGCCGTGGTCCCGCTCTTCGCCGGCTACGACACGGACCGCGCCAAGGGCCGGATCTTCTCCTACGACGTCACCGGCGGCCGCAGCGAGGAGGCGAACTTCGCCTCCACCGGCTCCGGTTCGGTCTTCGCCCGCGGCGCCCTGAAGAAGCTCTACCGCAAGGACCTGACCGAGCAGCAGACCGTCACCGCCGTCATCCAGGCGCTGTACGACGCGGCCGACGACGACTCGGCCACCGGCGGCCCCGACCTGACCCGGCGGATCTACCCGATCGTCACCGTCATCACCGAGGACGGCTTCCGCCGGCTCGACGAGTCCGACGTCGCCGCGATCGCCCGCTCGGTGCTCGACGGCCGGCTCGAACACCCCGACGGCCCGCAGGCCGAGGTGCTGTGA
- a CDS encoding ubiquitin-like protein Pup: MATKDTDGGQQRATRSTDEVEEVQEDAKAADDLKERQEKLSDDVDSVLDEIDDVLEENAEDFVRSFVQKGGE, from the coding sequence ATGGCTACCAAGGACACCGACGGCGGACAGCAGCGGGCTACGCGTTCCACGGACGAGGTCGAGGAGGTCCAGGAGGACGCCAAGGCCGCCGACGACCTCAAGGAACGCCAGGAGAAGCTTTCGGACGACGTGGACTCGGTTCTCGACGAGATCGACGACGTCCTGGAGGAGAACGCCGAGGACTTCGTGCGCTCCTTCGTCCAGAAGGGCGGCGAGTAG
- the dop gene encoding depupylase/deamidase Dop, which yields MTVRRVMGIETEYGISVPGHPNANAMLTSSQIVNAYAAAMHRARRARWDFEEENPLRDARGFDLAREAADSTQLTDEDIGLANVILTNGARLYVDHAHPEYSSPEITNPRDAVLWDKAGERIMAEAAVRAAQLPGAQQILLYKNNTDNKGASYGTHENYLMRRETPFSDIVRHLTPFFVSRQVVTGAGRVGIGQDGHDDGFQLSQRADYFEVEVGLETTLKRPIINTRDEPHSDAEKYRRLHVIIGDANLSEISTYLKLGTTSLVLSMIEEGFIKVDLAVDQPVRTLHEVSHDPGLQRLVTLRNGRKLTAVQLQMEYFDLARKYVEERYGSDADEQTRDVLARWEDVLGRLESDPMSLAGELDWVAKLELLEGYRRRDNLDWDAARLHLVDLQYADVRPDKGLYNRLAARGRIKRLLTEEEVLRAVQRPPEDTRAYFRGRCLEQYADDVAAASWDSVIFDLPGHDSLQRVPTLEPLRGTRNHVKELLDRCRTAEELVRILSGG from the coding sequence ATGACCGTACGGCGAGTAATGGGCATCGAGACGGAGTACGGCATCTCCGTCCCCGGCCACCCCAACGCCAATGCCATGCTCACCTCGTCCCAGATCGTCAACGCCTACGCGGCGGCGATGCACCGGGCGCGGCGCGCCCGCTGGGACTTCGAGGAGGAGAACCCGCTGCGGGACGCCCGCGGCTTCGACCTCGCCCGGGAGGCGGCTGACTCCACCCAGCTCACCGACGAGGACATCGGCCTCGCCAACGTGATCCTCACCAACGGTGCCCGGCTCTACGTCGACCACGCCCATCCGGAGTACTCCTCGCCGGAGATCACCAATCCGCGCGACGCGGTGCTGTGGGACAAGGCCGGCGAGCGGATCATGGCCGAGGCGGCGGTGCGCGCCGCGCAGCTGCCCGGTGCCCAGCAGATCCTGCTCTACAAGAACAACACCGACAACAAGGGCGCCTCCTACGGCACCCACGAGAACTACCTGATGCGCCGGGAGACCCCGTTCTCGGACATCGTCCGGCACCTGACGCCGTTCTTCGTCTCCCGGCAGGTGGTCACCGGCGCGGGCCGGGTCGGCATCGGCCAGGACGGCCACGACGACGGGTTCCAGCTCAGCCAGCGCGCGGACTACTTCGAGGTCGAGGTCGGCCTGGAGACCACCCTCAAGCGCCCCATCATCAACACCCGCGACGAGCCGCACTCCGACGCAGAGAAGTACCGCCGGCTGCACGTCATCATCGGCGACGCCAACCTGTCGGAGATCTCCACCTACCTCAAGCTGGGCACCACCTCGCTGGTGCTGTCCATGATCGAGGAGGGGTTCATCAAGGTGGACCTCGCGGTGGACCAGCCGGTGCGGACCCTGCACGAGGTCTCCCACGACCCCGGGCTGCAACGGCTCGTCACGCTCCGCAACGGCCGGAAGTTGACCGCTGTACAACTTCAGATGGAGTACTTCGACCTCGCCCGCAAGTACGTCGAGGAGCGCTACGGCAGCGACGCCGACGAGCAGACCAGGGACGTGCTCGCCCGCTGGGAGGACGTCCTGGGCCGCCTGGAGAGCGACCCGATGAGCCTGGCCGGCGAGCTGGACTGGGTGGCCAAGCTGGAGCTGCTGGAGGGTTACCGGCGCCGCGACAACCTGGACTGGGACGCCGCCCGCCTGCACCTGGTCGACCTCCAGTACGCCGACGTGCGTCCCGACAAGGGCCTGTACAACCGCCTGGCGGCCCGCGGACGGATCAAGAGGCTGCTGACCGAGGAGGAGGTCCTGCGGGCCGTACAGCGGCCGCCGGAGGACACCAGGGCCTACTTCCGAGGCCGCTGCCTGGAGCAGTACGCCGACGACGTGGCCGCCGCGTCCTGGGACTCGGTGATCTTCGACCTGCCGGGCCACGACTCCCTGCAGCGCGTCCCCACCCTCGAACCGCTGCGGGGCACCCGCAACCACGTGAAAGAGCTGCTCGACCGCTGTCGTACGGCCGAGGAGCTGGTCCGCATCCTGTCCGGGGGATGA
- the arc gene encoding proteasome ATPase — MAAHDDEFNRGGRPARGSEDPMSQVAFLEQEIAVLRRKLADSPRHTRILEERIVELQTNLAGVSAQNERLANTLREARDQIVALKEEVDRLAQPPAGFGVFLQANEDGTADIFTGGRKLRVNVSPSVELDDVKRGQELMLNEALNVVEAMEFELVGDIVTLKEILEDGERALVIGHTDEERVVRLAEPLLDGTLRTGDALLLEPRSGYVYERVPKSEVEELVLEEVPDIDYRQIGGLGNQIEQIRDAVELPYLHADLFKEYELRPPKGVLLYGPPGCGKTLIAKAVANSLAKKVAEVTGQPQGKSYFLNIKGPELLNKYVGETERQIRLVFQRAREKASEGTPVIVFFDEMESLFRTRGSGVSSDVENTIVPQLLAEIDGVEGLENVIVIGASNREDMIDPAILRPGRLDVKIKIERPDAEAAKDIFTKYLLDTLPLHSDDLAEHGQSPAGTVDAMIQSVVERMYSETEENRFLEVTYANGDKEVLYFKDFNSGAMIQNIVDRAKKMAIKDFLDHDQRGLRVNHLLAACVDEFKENEDLPNTTNPDDWARISGKKGERIVFIRTLVTGKQGADTGRSIDTVANTGQYL; from the coding sequence GTGGCGGCCCACGACGACGAATTCAACCGTGGCGGCCGACCCGCTCGTGGTTCGGAAGACCCCATGAGCCAGGTCGCCTTTCTTGAGCAGGAGATCGCCGTCCTGCGACGCAAGCTCGCCGACTCTCCGCGGCACACGAGGATTCTCGAGGAGAGGATCGTCGAGCTGCAGACCAACCTGGCCGGCGTCTCCGCACAGAACGAACGGCTTGCGAACACGCTCCGCGAGGCCCGCGACCAGATCGTGGCCCTCAAGGAGGAGGTCGACCGGCTCGCGCAGCCGCCGGCCGGCTTCGGAGTGTTCCTCCAGGCCAACGAGGACGGCACCGCCGACATCTTCACCGGCGGCCGCAAACTGCGGGTCAACGTCAGCCCGTCCGTCGAACTCGACGACGTCAAGCGCGGCCAGGAGCTGATGCTCAACGAGGCGCTGAACGTGGTCGAGGCGATGGAGTTCGAGCTGGTCGGCGACATCGTCACGCTCAAGGAGATCCTTGAGGACGGCGAGCGCGCCCTGGTGATCGGGCACACCGACGAGGAGCGTGTGGTCCGGCTCGCCGAGCCGCTGCTCGACGGCACCCTGCGCACCGGCGACGCGCTGCTGCTCGAACCCCGCTCGGGATACGTCTACGAACGCGTGCCCAAGAGCGAGGTCGAGGAGCTGGTCCTCGAAGAGGTCCCCGACATCGACTACCGGCAGATCGGCGGCCTCGGCAACCAGATCGAGCAGATCCGCGACGCGGTCGAACTGCCCTACCTGCACGCCGACCTCTTCAAGGAGTACGAACTCCGTCCGCCCAAGGGTGTGCTGCTGTACGGCCCGCCCGGCTGCGGCAAGACGCTCATCGCCAAGGCGGTCGCCAACTCGCTGGCCAAGAAGGTCGCCGAGGTCACCGGCCAGCCGCAGGGCAAGAGCTACTTCCTGAACATCAAGGGTCCCGAGCTGCTCAACAAGTACGTGGGCGAGACCGAGCGGCAGATCCGCCTGGTCTTCCAGCGGGCCCGGGAGAAGGCGTCCGAGGGCACCCCCGTCATCGTCTTCTTCGACGAGATGGAGTCCCTCTTCCGCACCCGCGGCTCCGGTGTCAGCTCCGACGTGGAGAACACCATCGTCCCCCAGCTCCTCGCCGAGATCGACGGCGTCGAGGGCCTGGAGAACGTCATCGTGATCGGCGCCTCCAACCGCGAGGACATGATCGACCCCGCCATCCTGCGGCCCGGCCGCCTGGATGTGAAGATCAAGATCGAGCGTCCGGACGCCGAGGCGGCCAAGGACATCTTCACCAAGTACCTCCTCGACACCCTCCCGCTGCACTCCGACGACCTGGCCGAGCACGGCCAGTCCCCGGCCGGCACCGTGGACGCCATGATCCAGTCGGTGGTCGAGCGGATGTACTCCGAGACCGAGGAGAACCGCTTCCTGGAGGTCACCTATGCCAACGGTGACAAGGAGGTCCTGTACTTCAAGGACTTCAACTCCGGGGCGATGATCCAGAACATCGTGGACCGTGCGAAGAAGATGGCCATCAAGGACTTCCTCGACCACGACCAGCGCGGGCTCCGCGTCAACCACCTGCTCGCCGCCTGTGTCGACGAGTTCAAGGAGAACGAGGACCTGCCGAACACCACCAACCCCGACGACTGGGCGCGGATCTCCGGTAAGAAGGGCGAGCGGATCGTCTTCATCCGCACCCTGGTGACCGGAAAGCAGGGGGCGGACACCGGACGCTCCATCGACACCGTGGCGAACACCGGACAGTATCTGTAG
- a CDS encoding ferredoxin yields the protein MSDSQGQGTAEALEVWIDQDLCTGDGICVQYAPEVFELDIDGLAYVKGSDDELLQSPGATVPVPLPLLTDVVDSAKECPGECIHVRRAADQVEVYGPAAD from the coding sequence GTGAGCGACAGCCAGGGCCAGGGCACAGCCGAGGCGCTTGAGGTCTGGATCGACCAGGACCTGTGTACGGGCGACGGGATCTGCGTCCAGTACGCGCCCGAGGTTTTCGAGTTGGACATCGACGGCCTGGCGTACGTCAAGGGTTCGGACGACGAGCTGCTCCAGTCCCCTGGTGCCACCGTACCCGTACCGCTGCCGCTGCTGACGGATGTCGTGGACTCGGCCAAGGAGTGCCCGGGCGAGTGCATCCACGTGCGGCGGGCCGCCGACCAGGTCGAGGTGTACGGCCCGGCGGCGGACTGA
- a CDS encoding tRNA (adenine-N1)-methyltransferase, translating into MSEPTGAARRRGPFRVGDQVQLTDPKGRHYTFTLEAGKQFHTHKGAFPHDELIGAPEGSVVRTTGNVAYLALRPLLPDYVLSMPRGAAVVYPKDAGQILAMADIFPGARVVEAGVGSGSLSSFLLRAIGDHGMLHSYERRADFAEIATQNVERYFGGPHPAWQLTVGDLQDHLSDTDVDRVILDMLAPWECLEPVAKALVPGGILCAYVATTTQLARTVEAIREHGTFNEPAAWESMVRTWHVEGLAVRPDHRMIGHTGFLLTARRLADGVEPPLRRRRPAKGAYGEDYTGPGSGSGGGNGTAEAES; encoded by the coding sequence ATGTCCGAACCGACTGGTGCAGCCCGCAGGCGCGGGCCTTTCAGAGTCGGGGACCAGGTCCAGCTCACCGACCCCAAGGGACGCCACTACACGTTCACGCTCGAAGCCGGAAAGCAGTTCCACACCCACAAGGGCGCTTTCCCGCACGACGAGCTGATCGGTGCCCCCGAGGGCAGTGTGGTGCGGACCACGGGAAACGTCGCCTACCTCGCGCTGCGCCCCCTGCTCCCCGACTACGTCCTGTCCATGCCCCGCGGCGCCGCCGTGGTCTACCCCAAGGACGCGGGGCAGATCCTGGCGATGGCCGACATCTTCCCCGGGGCCCGGGTGGTCGAGGCAGGCGTCGGCTCCGGCTCGCTGAGCAGCTTCCTGCTCCGCGCGATCGGCGACCACGGCATGCTGCACAGCTACGAACGCCGGGCGGACTTCGCCGAGATCGCCACCCAGAACGTCGAGCGCTACTTCGGCGGGCCGCACCCGGCCTGGCAGCTCACCGTCGGCGACCTCCAGGACCACCTCTCCGACACCGACGTCGACCGGGTCATCCTCGACATGCTCGCGCCCTGGGAGTGCCTGGAGCCCGTCGCCAAGGCGCTGGTGCCCGGCGGCATCCTGTGCGCCTACGTGGCCACCACCACCCAGCTCGCCCGCACCGTGGAGGCGATCCGCGAGCACGGCACGTTCAACGAGCCGGCCGCCTGGGAGTCGATGGTGCGCACCTGGCACGTCGAGGGACTCGCGGTGCGCCCGGACCACCGGATGATCGGCCACACCGGCTTCCTGCTCACCGCCCGCCGCCTCGCCGACGGCGTCGAGCCGCCGCTGCGCCGCCGCCGCCCCGCCAAGGGCGCCTACGGCGAGGACTACACCGGGCCGGGCAGCGGCAGTGGCGGCGGGAACGGCACAGCCGAAGCCGAGAGCTGA
- a CDS encoding site-2 protease family protein, with the protein MSESGRPPSQNTRTPGRGGDDGTDKQPREPGGGILMGRFLGVPIYVAPSWFLVAALITWVFGGQLDTVLPELGRVRYLVSLFFAVAFYASVLVHELAHTVAAIRFDLPVRRIQLQFFGGVSEIEKDSDTPGREFILAFVGPLLSLVLAGVFFGGMQLVERGTVPGVLLAGLMISNLIVAIFNFLPGLPLDGGRMLRAVVWKFSGNPMKGTVAAAWAGRVLALAVLIGLPMLSYARGNGESGADSLTDALLAAVLAAIMWTGAGNGLRMARLRERLPDLRARTLTRRAVPVSSDTPLSEALRRANEAGARALVVVDGKGDPTALVRESAIISVPEHRRPWVAVSGLSNDLRPGMRVSADLTGEELLDTLRANPSTEYLVVEPTGEIYGVLSTADVERAFVAAMSRAA; encoded by the coding sequence GTGAGCGAGAGCGGCCGTCCGCCGTCCCAGAACACCCGCACCCCGGGCCGAGGTGGCGACGACGGCACCGACAAGCAGCCGAGGGAGCCCGGCGGCGGCATCCTGATGGGCCGGTTCCTCGGCGTCCCGATCTACGTCGCCCCGAGCTGGTTCCTGGTCGCCGCCCTGATCACCTGGGTCTTCGGCGGGCAGCTCGACACCGTGCTGCCCGAACTCGGCCGGGTCCGCTACCTCGTGTCGCTCTTCTTCGCGGTCGCCTTCTACGCCTCGGTGCTGGTGCACGAACTGGCCCACACCGTGGCCGCGATCCGCTTCGACCTGCCGGTGCGCCGCATCCAGCTCCAGTTCTTCGGCGGCGTCTCCGAGATCGAGAAGGACTCCGACACCCCTGGCCGCGAGTTCATACTCGCCTTCGTCGGGCCGCTGCTGTCGCTGGTGCTCGCCGGTGTCTTCTTCGGCGGGATGCAGCTCGTCGAGCGCGGCACCGTGCCCGGGGTGCTGCTCGCCGGGCTGATGATCAGCAACCTGATCGTGGCGATCTTCAACTTCCTGCCTGGGCTGCCGCTGGACGGCGGCCGCATGCTGCGGGCCGTGGTCTGGAAGTTCAGCGGCAACCCCATGAAGGGCACCGTCGCCGCCGCCTGGGCCGGCCGGGTGCTGGCCCTGGCCGTCCTGATCGGGCTGCCGATGCTCTCCTACGCCCGGGGCAACGGCGAGAGCGGCGCGGACTCCCTCACCGACGCGCTGCTCGCCGCGGTCCTCGCCGCGATCATGTGGACCGGCGCCGGCAACGGGCTGCGGATGGCCCGGCTGCGCGAGCGCCTGCCGGACCTGCGGGCCCGTACGCTCACCCGGCGGGCGGTCCCGGTCTCCTCCGACACCCCGCTGTCCGAGGCGCTGCGCCGCGCCAACGAGGCAGGCGCCCGCGCCCTGGTGGTGGTGGACGGCAAGGGCGACCCGACCGCGCTCGTCCGGGAGTCGGCGATCATCTCGGTGCCCGAGCACCGGCGCCCCTGGGTCGCGGTCAGCGGCCTGTCCAACGACCTGCGGCCCGGGATGCGGGTCTCCGCCGACCTCACCGGCGAGGAACTCCTCGACACCCTGCGGGCCAACCCCTCCACCGAGTACCTCGTGGTCGAGCCCACCGGAGAGATCTACGGCGTGCTGTCCACCGCCGACGTGGAACGCGCCTTCGTGGCCGCCATGTCCCGGGCGGCCTGA